CACAAGAGCCATTAAATGCTCGTTCGATCACGTCTCAAGTGTtcgttttcttatttcttaCTGCACAAACAGAGAAACAAAGCGTCGCATGGGCGAATCACCTCGCGCAAAAGACATGGGGAATTCATCGCACGGCTGTGTACGTTCTTACATCTATCATGGTATGGCTTTACGTCATGCAAGTGATGTCATTCGTATGACCTTCGAGTTGGGTGGGGAAGCGCTGGGGTTTAGCGCTTTCCCCTGCCCACTAGTGGCCACGGGTGGATGGAATCGGATTATCGCTCCAAAACGCACCACTGTCTCCCAGAGCGACCATAAGAATAGAAAGTGCTAGAAGGGGTCGTGGCTGTAGAACGATAATGACACGTCCGATTAGCGTGATTTGAGTATCTATACGAGCAAAACAAtgcctctctttctctttgccAGCtatctatctttctctctctcaattTCCCCCGCTCTCAAAAAAGCGTTCGTTTTACGTGTCAGGCGCGATGACACAATTTCAATATCAAATGGCTCATTTGCCAAAAGACGAACCTAACCTTGATGTTCGCAGGTTTTTGGAGCAGAATATTAAAAGAAAACTTAAtccaacaataaaaaaacactaattAATTACTCAGGGTGTTGTTGAGAGCACCATTTCCAAACACGTAGCACCAGTAGCTTACGCCGCGGGTTGATGCTACGTGACAAAATGAAACCGGTTACAGGGAACAAACAATTTGAGCTTGATTCCCGGGGCCGGAAAACGAACCAAGCCTCTCCAAGGTAACATCATTCTCTAGCCACTCTCATTAATTATGCTACACGAAATGAGATTACTTGCGAAAATTGAAGCCAACCAAAACCAATCTGCAATAACAAGAAGCAGCGCCAAGATCTGCGCTGAACTCAGGTGAAATGACGTTTATTCGTGATGGACAGAATAATTAATGTCATTGATTACAGTCACGGTGAGTGGCAGTTGGATGGATAGGAACGGTACTTTAAAGCACCGCACAGCACATCGACGGTGTATTGGAAGTATTTGTCATTTAATAACCAAGCCTATTGGACTGGCGCCTAACGAACCTTAGATTATGCGAAGAAAGCTGCAACGAAGAATTAAAACTAATAAACACTGATTTATTCGTAAGAATCGATCGACCCAAAATACGCATGCTATAAACTACAATGACGTCGACGGAAGTCGGCAAAACAAAGCTACAAGAAACACCGTTACTGCGGTACACCACACGCGTGGCTGCGGTACGAACGCCGCTGACGACGGTTTGTACATGGAAAAGGAGAACCCGGCGCCTTTGTCCACCTTTGCCGGCAGCAGTGTGTTGAACCCGTTGCAAAAGTCTCGATCATTACACGTGCTGCAGCCGACCACCTTAACCGACTTCCAGTCGGTTAGCTCGCACATTCCAGCGGACTGTACGGTGCAGCTTTTGACCGTTCCGGATCGGTTTCCGTGCGCGTTCGTAAGCCGCAGCTCAAAACACGCAAACTCGCCGAGGTTGGGCAGCTCGGAGAACTGCGTCAAATTCACCAGCCGCTGCAGATTGCCGTGCACTTGGTTGACACGCTCCAGGTTGCACTCGACCAGCTCCTCGTGCGATCCGCACGTGTCCCAGCCGCAATGATGACACCTTAGTGCACTGGCGCCTACAAATCGAGATGAAATCTTGCAATTACCACAAAACGAAACGCTATCGAAacgatccacacacacacacacaaagcactACAAACCATTCGTTTGCAAATCCAACACAGCTGCCAAGGTGGCCAGTGTTAGCGAAACTTTCCACAAAAATGTACCACTAACGAACGCCATCTTACACTTGCCGGGGAAAACTGCGATGCACGACTGACCAGCGGCACGCTACACAATTCGGGATGCCGTCAAGCTTATTTTCCAACAGAAGAAAGAGCTCAAACACTACGTGCCCTTGGCGAGATAAAATGGCTTCTGGGCGACGGTCGCGGGTGCCGGTAGCCGCAACAATCTGCTTATGCAAGCAAACTTTGTAAACATTTTTTCTGCACCGTGCCGTTTGCTGGCAGACGATGGCCACCCCGATCAAATATGGATTCGCGATCGTGTGAAGCTTTGGCAAAGCAGCAACATTGTGTGGCCGTTGCACAAACACATAGCTCCAACCAGCACCAAAATATTTTGGAGTAACACTCAAAAGCCAAATAGAAAAGTTGTGAATGAGTTTTGAATGGGCGACGTTTTCAAAACATCGCACCAAGAGAAGAAACATTTAtatgaaaaagcaaaaattcaTTACCTTTTGACAACACTGGGAGGGTTTCTTACTATTTTCagaatcgcacatacatcacTTTAAAAACAACAGATTCTtaactaaattattaattctctacttttcccttttttctcccGTACATAGGCTTCCTGTCATGGGATGTCGTCGATTGCCATGTCGACTTGGAGGACGAGCTGCATACAATCACGTTGCAGGCATTGGAGGGAGAGGAAGGCAAGCATGGTAAGTGTAGATCGCCCATAAACGAGCATATCCCACTACGTAAAACGCTTCTTCGCAACATATCAACTTTAATCTTTTAATCCGACCGTTACTGTGTCCTTCCTTTAACATCGggctatttttaaaataaccgCATTGAACATTCAACTCCACGGGAGCTGCTTTTAAGCGGGCCTACCGGTGCTTTCGCCAACGGTAGGGGAAAGCTCGGCAAGGtcaaatgtaaattaaaagGTTCTGTCGAAGGCAATATAATTCATTACCTGCAAtgccacagcaacaacagctgcGTTTCAAGGGCGGCCCAGTAGCCGAGCACATTTTTACGAGGAAAAGCTATAGCTACACAACACACGGCTCAACAGATTTCGAGAAAGCCTGGTAGGGCCATTTATGGTAATGAGAAATGAGCGCGTTTGATAAAGAATTCTTCTCGCAACAGCGGGTAAGAGTTCTTCACGGTGGAAAACTTTCTGCAAGATATTAATTTTCATTGCCTCCGTTAACAACACCAATCAAGTGTTATATGAACAGTGTTCTTCAAACATAAGACTGTGAAAACAACTATTGTTTAACATGCATACTCCATCAAGTACAAAATCAAAGAAACATCTCTTTCACATTAAAGTACACAACAAATTACTTTATCACGTTGCTAACGAAACTTAAGCTTAGCCTCCAGTAGCTTCCATGATCCACCACAACCCGTGCTTCTTATCCTTCAAAGAAAACCATATTTTTCCATCAAACACAATCTCCTAAGGGTTGCGAATACGTACAGATAAACGGTGTTATCACATAGCTGCGGTCTATCAACACTTGCTTGTGCTTATGCTTCGGtctagaaacaaaaaaccgccATCGCTCAAGactttgctgctgttttgcaGAAGATTTCACAGAAGATGTTGGATTTTTCTCGGTTGACCTTTTAAGACGCACAGGAAGGTCAAGCACCATAGCTTGCCGgtttgtacattttttatgAAGGGCTCTCTTGAGCCGGCACGTCCAGAATGAGATAAGTTTATCTCCTGTTCATTTTGTAGGGTCGAATCAAATTTTGCGCTACCTTGCAAGTTGttgagggattttttttattatcttcgAGAAGGAAACACGGAATACGACCTTAAAAGGGTCGAATTGGATACTTTTTAGACACGAAATGGCGCACAAAACCTTCGTACCACTTCGTTAGCTATCGCTGTTTGCTGAGTGCTTGATTGTGATCGTAAAACGCACATATTGTTCTAATGATACAAAAGTCATCCATAGTTAAAGCGAATCAACATAGTGATTGTGTTCTATGTTGCGTGATGGTCATCATTGACGAACTTCATTCTATATTATAATTGAAAACGAGTACCAACACAATATCAAATAAGTTACTATTCAGTTGCAGCCGAGGGAttaaaccattttttgttgctacgtAACATGCGATTTAGCCTGGTAATCCTGGCTAATCCACTTTCCGCAGCTTCCACTCTCGGGCCACAAAGCCAACCCTGACTGCTGCTGCGGTAAGAAATCAGCGTTAGTTAAAAATCGATGACATGTGCACTAAAAATAGAGCGTAAATCGTGCAGGTGCATTGTAAAGCGTCAGCAAATGGTGCAACACCATTGCGCCCACCCGGATCATCACCACGCTCCTCTGCTCaacttttgccttttttgtgccGATTTCAGGGAGGGTGCGGTCTGGCAGGGCGAGTCGATGGTGCTCGTCGAGATTCAGAAGAAATGCAATTTAGTCCGTCCTCGCACACTGGCACCGGGCTATGAAAAACGATACGAAATTGACAGCTTCGAGTCCGTTGCTCGGCGACGCGGTGGaagaatcgatcgatcggaatTCATCCCCCGACCCACAACGCTTCGATTGTCCACAGCGCGGAATGTGATTGGTCGCGTCCATGCATGAGCATGACAATTCTAGATTACAACTTGGATTGCTTTCGAACGGGTTTTATGCATTCCGAATTGACAATTGCttgtttttggtggaaacGAACGAactcgttttgtttgtgttttgttgattgGAAATTGGGGCTGCTGTTTACAAATCGTACGAACTGCGGTACCAAGATAAGTTCGCTGCGATAGGACGCACTGAATTTATGTGCAAGAGCATGTTATCTTTGTGTCATTTTTCCTACAAAAGAACTGCGCTTTTCTCAGAATCTTTGGTGCTGCAAAATTGCACCCCAGTGATGTATGGTAAAGAGCTCGCTAGTACCAGGTAATATTTTTGCATTGAATTAGACCCCCCGAAGCATACCTACCATGCATACATGTTAACGAAGGCAAGGCACCACAACTTTCTGCGACTAAATGGTACCTGTGCCTTTTGTTTCTGCCCTCACACGAGCGCAcagtggaaaaggaaaagcatgCGGGCCGACGAGTCGGTGAGGTCTCGTTTTCATCGGGTGGagattgtgtgcttttttatttcttccctCTAGCATGCATTGCTTGTCGAAAAGGGTCGAAAACAAAATGCTCTATGGGGAAAGAACACATTACCACCAACCTTTGTATAGCATAGGAACGACCCGACGGCAACCAGGGACCATGCGTCATTTCTATTTGATTGCCAAGTTGAACACACTTGTATGTGGGTTGGAGCCGATAAAAAGAACGCACAGAGAATGGTTGACACAAGGACAAAAGCCGTTTCTATGTATTGTATTAACTAATGCGTAAACAATTGCTTTTTTTCGCTGAAGGACTTACAATCATGAGAATTATTCTCTCGTACGACTCATGTTTGCTTAAAACTGCAAAAATAAAAGGCATATCAGCTATTTCTGGAATGTACCTACTTTATGGAATGGAGCCGTTTTGCATATGTTCCTTGTGAAAGCAAAGGAACAATCCAGTCctaattgattgatttgaaAACTGATGGATGGAATTGAATTGATCAGCTGGGGTAGATTATAATTCCATTCCGGGGCCTCGGTTCAACCTAAAAACGACGCCCCAAGCCAACCAAACACGATGTGCCGCTGCACGCACGCAGACGCCGGCGACAGTAATTCCATTAATCTGAAATAGGAAACCTATCCCTCCCATCGATTTCCTTCGTAACGAAACTAATTTATGTGCTGCTTAGCCCTCTCCTACAAAGTATCGCACGCACCAAAAAGCTCGTTCGCACGAAACCGAGTACAGAATTTTGTCGTTGTGGAATAATTTCTTCCCGGCATTGTCGCCACAAGCGATCGCTAGATGGTGGGTAAGCCGGGGCAAATGAATTGATTCGGTATCTCCCTATCGTTGGGCTTGTCGTTTATCAATGTCGGCAGGATAAGGGAGGTTCCGGTACCATGCCATGCAAacccacacacgcgcgcgcccaCACATGCGAGCGTCTTCAAGGCAGATAAAGGCACCTTTAGACCTCGGGCGATAAATTATCGTACCTCTGCCGTGTACGTGTACGCTACCGATGACACGAAACGGGTGAAACTAACGTACACCGGCAGTAGAGAAATCGTTGACGAGCCCTGCGCTAGGATGCGGTGACTTTACCCTACatccaacaaaaaacacgagaAAAGAATCTAACGCAAATGGAActtcgatggagacgcatggtggaGGCGCAATTTCCTGTTTCCTGCATTGCGCTCCGCAGGGACCTCGAAGATCTGGCGTTTGTGCACTCCTGCTAGCTACCTTTGCACGAATTGAGCTATGCGATGGAACCGAAAATGAGCGGCTGTGTTTTTTCTACATTCTTTCTGCTTCTGCCTCCACCGCACTACGCCGTGGATAGCATTCTTGCGCAATAGAAAAGTATAGCGAGAAAACTTTTACCACCACCGATATTGATtgaaatggaaggaaaaagtTTACTCAGCCACCGGAATCGTACTTGATTGGCAATCGTACGGAATCGCTACGGGGCAGGGATGCACGATGTTGAATTAGTTTTCCCGCAGGACTAGCGTGAAGGAAAAGTTGGAGCATTGCAGCAGATTGAAAAAGCCCATTAGGATCACACAACTAAACAGAGTTATCTGTTCATAAATCGTTTATCTTACCGAAGAGGACTAAGCGAAAAGTGTGATAGAAGTCGTTGGGTATCTCTAAAGTCAATTCATCCAGTTTAAAACGCATCACAAGCATCACAAGCTTTAGAATGTGCTACACTGGTCAGGAGAGTATATTCTTTAGCTCTTAAGAATGGTTCCCAATAAACTAATACCTGAATCAATCCACAACAAGTCATGAGAAATAAGatggttttgggttttttgcTTCTAACAATGGTTGTATGATCGTCTTGTAAGGATGAGATAAGCAAAAACACCTTCACACCACTATGCTACAGTTTGAATGGGCAAAAGTATTGATTAGTTGTACTGGCCTGTATTGGCTGATACCACCATATCGAGGAATTCGCGTAATATGTTAGCCACAGCACATCGGCTGAACTGTCAAGTGACTAACCGATTGAAGTGGTTTATTGGTCTCAAAACGATTTACTTATCGATCCGATGGCGTTCCAGCTAGATGCATATAAATACCTCTGCAGGTGCTTACCGCGACCAATAGTGACCTACAGAACATTCCCGATTGCAGTCACAGAACGCAGCAGCTTGCGTAGAAAAGcagcaaacataaaacatacaaacatgtTGAAAGTTGTTGTGGGACTAGTGACTGTTTGTGTCCTGCTCGCAGTCACCAGTGGTCAAATAGACCCTACCACCAGCACGGTAGCACCGACTACCACCACGGTGGcaccgaccaccaccaccgtagcACCGGCCACTACCACCACTGTGGCACCGGCCACTACCACCACTGTGGCACCTGGacaaacaaccaccaccaccacagttGCATCTGGGCCAATAACCACTACCGGAAGTACCGATACAACGACACCTTCAAGTGCCCCACAGGATGTGAAAGCTGCCCTCCTACCAGTGCTGTTGGGAGCATACGTGGCAATGTCGATACTAGTCAACTAATTGTACCATGCGGTAAACATATCATTACTTTAAGTAGTCTACTTTCAACATAGTTTGGTGCGACTGAAAAACGTGTGAAGAAGCGGTTTGGTAACACagaataaatttaaatggaaAAACAGTACtcaattttacattcaatCACCTTTTTTAATAACTCTTTTGTCATACTTTCCGTTCACTCGCTCATGAGACAATATTTGGATTCAACATGCACTTTATTCAGGTGTAAGGTTACCGAATCCACCAACGGCTTTATTCGGCAGTCTCTTGGGGTTAATCtttcaccaaaaaaagaaatacattgCATCTCCGACAAGCAACCAGAACGTGCCTAACCACATTGCTTCAAGGCACGTTCTGACccttttttaacaaaacataCCATCATGATGTGAACGATATGAAAATCAGATAAACAGCCCAGGTTTAACTTGCCACAATGTTCAGTGTAGGAAAAGTTATGACTCTATCAAGGCTTTCCATAATACTCTTTTACAGCACCTGAAACCAATTTTacaaatcaatattttttcgATTCTTATTCATGCCATCGATGAACTGCACAAAAGTGATCGTTTTCTGCTAATCGCACTTCAAGCCGTGGGGTCTTCACACTTGATATAATCCTTCCCACCCGATGCAGTCACCGCTACAAGTTAATAAGATACTCAGCGCT
This is a stretch of genomic DNA from Anopheles merus strain MAF chromosome 2R, AmerM5.1, whole genome shotgun sequence. It encodes these proteins:
- the LOC121588494 gene encoding integumentary mucin C.1-like, producing the protein MLKVVVGLVTVCVLLAVTSGQIDPTTSTVAPTTTTVAPTTTTVAPATTTTVAPATTTTVAPGQTTTTTTVASGPITTTGSTDTTTPSSAPQDVKAALLPVLLGAYVAMSILVN